Proteins from one Sabethes cyaneus chromosome 2, idSabCyanKW18_F2, whole genome shotgun sequence genomic window:
- the LOC128736867 gene encoding general odorant-binding protein 67-like, with translation MIRNEVLPQPAPDNPTCAEGNTKIAKDCCRLPSLVDQTIINRCATENPTIAPAPSVRRTEGCCIAQCVLITLNAFNNNTIDRTTLKNVLWKAAGLDRNFGPLLNNTIDECFTVIQNNPAFTATPVPSVPGRSGCSFLPEGFFNCVKSSLFQHCPAAVWNDNAECRQLKQKLSTGCSFSSLMG, from the exons GTACTACCCCAACCAGCTCCCGATAATCCAACTTGTGCAGAAGGAAATACTAAAATCGCGAAGGACTGTTGTCGCTTACCATCGTTAGTGGACCAAACCATAATAAATCGTTGTGCCACAGAAAATCCAACAATTGCCCCCGCTCCAAGTGTTAGGAGAACGGAAGGATGT TGCATCGCTCAGTGTGTTCTGATAACACTAAATGCGTTCAATAATAATACAATTGATCGAACGACCCTAAAAAATGTGCTTTGGAAGGCCGCAGGTTTGGATCGAAACTTTGGCCCGCTGCTTAATAATACTATCGACGAGTGCTTCACTGTAATTCAAAATAATCCCGCATTTACCGCAACCCCAGTGCCTTCAGTGCCGGGTagatctggctgcagcttcctTCCGGAAGGATTTTTCAACTGCGTCAAATCATCGTTATTTCAG CACTGTCCAGCAGCTGTGTGGAACGACAATGCTGAGTGTAGACAACTAAAGCAAAAGTTATCTACGGGATGTTCGTTTAGTTCGCTGATGGGATAA